One genomic window of Procambarus clarkii isolate CNS0578487 chromosome 43, FALCON_Pclarkii_2.0, whole genome shotgun sequence includes the following:
- the LOC138349926 gene encoding zonadhesin-like, producing the protein MDLERDDHVFRSYWITMTKLTCTLEDEQNADVVYTDFLKACDKCDHGVIAHKLRSVGITEQDTIYVEQDTIYVEQDTIYVEQDTIYVEQDTIYVEQDTIYVEQDTIYAEQDTIYAEQDTIYAEQDTIYAEQDTIYAEQDTIYVEQDTIYAEQDTNYVEQDTIYVEQDTIYAEQDTIYVEQDTIYVEQDTIYAEQDTIYVEQDTIYAEQDTIYAEQDTIYAEQDTIYVEQDTIYAEQDTIYAEQDTIYAEQDTIYVEQDTIYVEQDTIYAEQDTIYAEQDTIYVEQDTIYAEQDTIYAEQDTIYAEQDTIYAEQDTIYVEQDTIYVEQDTIYAEQDTIYAEQDTIYAEQDTIYVEQDTIYVEQDTIYVEQDTIYAEQDTIYAEQDTIYVEQDTIYVEQDTIYAEQDTIYAEQDTIYAEQDTIYVEQDTIYVEQDTIYVEQDTIYAEQDTIYAEQDTIYVEQDTIYVEQDTIYAEQDTIYAEQDTIYVEQDTIYAEQDTIYAEQDTIYAEQDTIYAEQDTIYAEQDTIYAEQDTIYAEQDTIYAEQDTIYVEQDTIYVEQDTIYVEQDTIYAEQDTIYAEQDTIYVEQDTIYVEQDTIYAEQDTIYAEQDTIYVEQDTIYAEQDTIYAEQDTIYAEQDTIYAEQDTIYAEQDTIYAEQDTIYAEQDTSLRL; encoded by the exons atggatttagagcgggatgaTCATGTTTTTCGAAGCTACTGGATCACTATGACAAAATTAACTTGTACGTTAGAAGacgagcaaaatgcagatgtggtatacacggactttttAAAGGCatgtgataaatgtgaccatggagtgatagcccacaAACTGAGGTCAgtaggaataacag AGCAAGACACCATCTATGTAGAGCAAGACACCATCTATGTAGAGCAAGACACAATCTATGTAGAGCAAGACACAATCTATGTAGAGCAAGACACAATCTATGTAGAGCAAGACACAATCTATGTAGAGCAAGACACAATCTATGCAGAGCAAGACACAATCTATGCAGAGCAAGACACAATCTATGCAGAGCAAGACACAATCTATGCAGAGCAAGACACAATCTATGCAGAGCAAGACACAATCTATGTAGAGCAAGACACAATCTATGCAGAGCAAGATACAAACTATGTAGAGCAAGACACAATCTATGTAGAGCAAGACACAATCTATGCAGAGCAAGACACAATCTATGTAGAGCAAGACACCATCTATGTAGAGCAAGACACAATCTATGCAGAGCAAGACACAATCTATGTAGAGCAAGACACAATCTATGCAGAGCAAGACACCATCTATGCAGAGCAAGACACAATCTATGCAGAGCAAGACACCATCTATGTAGAGCAAGACACCATCTATGCAGAGCAAGACACCATCTATGCAGAGCAAGACACAATCTATGCAGAGCAAGACACCATCTATGTAGAGCAAGACACCATCTATGTAGAGCAAGACACCATCTATGCAGAGCAAGACACAATCTATGCAGAGCAAGACACCATCTATGTAGAGCAAGACACCATCTATGCAGAGCAAGACACCATCTATGCAGAGCAAGACACAATCTATGCAGAGCAAGACACAATCTATGCAGAGCAAGATACAATCTATGTAGAGCAAGACACCATCTATGTAGAGCAAGACACCATCTATGCAGAGCAAGACACCATCTATGCAGAGCAAGACACCATCTATGCAGAGCAAGACACCATCTATGTAGAGCAAGACACCATCTATGTAGAGCAAGACACCATCTATGTAGAGCAAGACACCATCTATGCAGAGCAAGACACAATCTATGCAGAGCAAGATACAATCTATGTAGAGCAAGACACCATCTATGTAGAGCAAGACACCATCTATGCAGAGCAAGACACCATCTATGCAGAGCAAGACACAATCTATGCAGAGCAAGATACAATCTATGTAGAGCAAGACACAATCTATGTAGAGCAAGATACAATCTATGTAGAGCAAGACACCATCTATGCAGAGCAAGACACAATCTATGCAGAGCAAGATACAATCTATGTAGAGCAAGACACCATCTATGTAGAGCAAGACACCATCTATGCAGAGCAAGACACCATCTATGCAGAGCAAGACACCATCTATGTAGAGCAAGACACCATCTATGCAGAGCAAGACACAATCTATGCAGAGCAAGACACCATCTATGCAGAGCAAGACACCATCTATGCAGAGCAAGACACCATCTATGCAGAGCAAGACACCATCTATGCAGAGCAAGACACCATCTATGCAGAGCAAGACACAATCTATGCAGAGCAAGATACAATCTATGTAGAGCAAGACACAATCTATGTAGAGCAAGATACAATCTATGTAGAGCAAGACACCATCTATGCAGAGCAAGACACAATCTATGCAGAGCAAGATACAATCTATGTAGAGCAAGACACCATCTATGTAGAGCAAGACACCATCTATGCAGAGCAAGACACCATCTATGCAGAGCAAGACACCATCTATGTAGAGCAAGACACCATCTATGCAGAGCAAGACACAATCTATGCAGAGCAAGACACCATCTATGCAGAGCAAGACACCATCTATGCAGAGCAAGACACCATCTATGCAGAGCAAGACACCATCTATGCAGAGCAAGACACCATCTATGCAGAGCAAGACACCAGCTTAAGACTGTAA
- the LOC138349925 gene encoding bromodomain-containing protein DDB_G0278469-like gives MDMAISVNPVTFKVPHNYGTCWAVRESAFTLADLETKPQANTTLADLQTKPQANTTLADLETKPQANTTLADLETKQQANTTLADLETKPQANTTLADLETKPQANTTLADLGTKQQANTTLADLGTKQQANTTLADLGTKQQVNTTLADLGTKQQANTTLADLGTKQQANTTLADLGTKQQANTTLADLGTKQQANTTLADLETKQQANTTLADLETKQQANTTLADLGTKQQANTTLADLETKQQANTTLADLGTKQQVNTTLADLETKPQANTTLADLETKQQANTTLADLGTKPQANTTLADLETKQQANTTLADLGTKEQVNTTLADLGTKEQVNTTLADLETKQQANTTLADLGTKQQVNTTLADLGTKQQFMGKVSTGSAGLSTSQTRSQTTGPKMDPYTVKKVHPGHKKVQRRLQQLKEAFEQNSVLTFTYEMENNEKLLFLDVTVRDRNGGLHTAVYTTHKGHNWPTPHSVQERTG, from the exons aTGGATATGG CAATTAGTGTGAACCCGGTCACCTTTAAAGTTCCACACAATTACGGAACATGTTGGGCAGTGCGGGAGTCTGCCTTCACTTTGGCAGACCTGGAGACTAAGCCACAAGCAAACACCACTTTGGCAGACCTGCAGACTAAGCCACAAGCAAACACCACTTTGGCAGACCTGGAGACTAAGCCACAAGCAAACACCACTTTGGCAGACCTGGAGACTAAGCAACAAGCAAACACCACTTTGGCAGACCTGGAGACTAAGCCACAAGCAAACACCACTTTGGCAGACCTGGAGACTAAGCCACAAGCAAACACCACTTTGGCAGACCTGGGGACTAAGCAACAAGCAAACACCACTTTGGCAGACCTGGGGACTAAGCAACAAGCAAACACCACTTTGGCAGACCTGGGGACTAAGCAACAAGTAAACACCACTTTGGCAGACCTGGGGACTAAGCAACAAGCAAACACCACTTTGGCAGACCTGGGGACTAAGCAACAAGCAAACACCACTTTGGCAGACCTGGGGACTAAGCAACAAGCAAACACCACTTTGGCAGACCTGGGGACTAAGCAACAAGCAAACACCACTTTGGCAGACCTGGAGACTAAGCAACAAGCAAACACCACTTTGGCAGACCTGGAGACTAAGCAACAAGCAAACACCACTTTGGCAGACCTGGGGACTAAGCAACAAGCAAACACCACTTTGGCAGACCTGGAGACTAAGCAACAAGCAAACACCACTTTGGCAGACCTGGGGACTAAGCAACAAGTAAACACCACTTTGGCAGACCTGGAGACTAAGCCACAAGCAAACACCACTTTGGCAGACCTGGAGACTAAGCAACAAGCAAACACCACTTTGGCAGACCTGGGGACTAAGCCACAAGCAAACACCACTTTGGCAGACCTGGAGACTAAGCAACAAGCAAACACCACTTTGGCAGACCTGGGGACTAAGGAACAAGTAAACACCACTTTGGCAGACCTGGGGACTAAGGAACAAGTAAACACCACTTTGGCAGACCTGGAGACTAAGCAACAAGCAAACACCACTTTGGCAGACCTGGGGACTAAGCAACAAGTAAACACCACTTTGGCAGACCTGGGGACTAAGCAACAA TTTATGGGTAAAGTATCTACTGGATCTGCTGGACTTTCAACAAGTCAGACCAGATCGCAGACTACAGGTCCCAAAATGGACCCGTACACTGTCAAAAAAGTCCATCCAGGTCacaaaaaagttcagag acgtctgcagcagctgaaggaggcattcgagcagaattctgtgttaactttcacttacgagatggagaataatgAGAAGCTGctgtttctagatgtaacagtcagggATAGGAACGGAGGCttgcacactgcagtctacactacacataaggggcataactggccgacccctcacagtgttcaagagagaactggataa